One genomic region from Drosophila busckii strain San Diego stock center, stock number 13000-0081.31 chromosome 3R, ASM1175060v1, whole genome shotgun sequence encodes:
- the LOC108604579 gene encoding E3 ubiquitin-protein ligase MARCH5, translated as MEDKAAVPTADAATETEAGSSNLIVPMNSPTHTAVTVDSIPTTSGMLASSSGVESLSTTAAADLDADAERCCWICFATDEDNRLAAWVQPCQCRGTTKWVHQSCLYRWIDEKTQKGNTLRSVSCPQCQTEYIIVFPQMGKLGGALEAMDNLVKRLSPFLAAGFFVGSIYWTAVTYGAVTFLQIVGHDHGMSIMESGDPLVLLIGLPAIPVGLVLGRLIRWEDALLRLIRNRGTVMRKFPFVNFIYPSPNHEEELPSSSNPATPALSDPVSATRIFCGAMLLPTISCIVGRILFDSVENTLHRTLLGGLTFITVKGMLKIYLKQKQYARRKKRRIVDYTEENIRNFMHRNNNAGSANQQQQQQQQQQQQQQQQQQQQQQQPVLPMSRLAAAAVAARERDQQPNGDSVV; from the exons ATGGAAGATAAAGCAGCAGTGCCCACTGCAGACGCTGCCACCGAGACAGAGGCCGGCTCGAGTAATTTGATTGTTCCAATGAATAGTCCTACGCATACAGCTGTTACAGTAGATTCCATACCGACAACTTCCGGTATGTTGGCTTCCAGTTCAGGCGTTGAAAGCTTGAGCACAACAGCCGCTGCTGACTTAGATGCTGATGCAGAGCGTTGTTGCTGGATTTGTTTTGCTACGGATGAGGATAACAGATTGGCGGCTTGGGTGCAGCCATGCCAGTGTCGTGGAACCACCAAGTGGGTGCATCAAAGCTGTCTGTATCGCTGGATCGATGAAAAGACACAAAAGGGCAATACGCTGCGATCGGTATCATGCCCGCAGTGCCAAACTGAGTACATTATTGTGTTCCCACAAATGGGCAAACTGGGAGGTGCCTTAGAAGCCATGGACAATCTGGTTAAGCGTCTAAGCCCATTTTTGGCAGCGGGCTTCTTTGTTGGCTCAATCTACTGGACAGCCGTAACCTATGGTGCCGTAACGTTCCTTCAG ATCGTTGGACATGATCATGGCATGTCTATAATGGAAAGTGGCGATCCGCTGGTGCTACTAATAGGTCTGCCCGCAATACCAGTTGGCCTGGTACTAGGCAGATTAATACGCTGGGAAGATGCGCTGTTGCGTTTAATACGCAATCGTGGCACCGTCATGCGAAAATTtccttttgttaattttatatatccAAGCCC CAATCACGAGGAGGAGCTGCCGAGCTCATCCAATCCAGCAACTCCGGCGCTATCGGATCCAGTCTCAGCAACGCGAATCTTCTGTGGGGCCATGCTGCTGCCCACAATCTCGTGCATTGTTGGACGCATATTGTTTGACTCTGTAGAGAATACACTACATCGCACACTGCTCGGTGGTCTCACCTTCATTACAGTCAAGGGCATGCtgaaaatctatttaaaacAGAAACAATACGCTCGTCGCAAGAAGCGCCGCATTGTAGACTACACCGAGGAGAATATTCGTAATTTCATGCATCGCAACAACAATGCGGGTTCCGctaatcaacaacaacagcagcagcagcagcagcaacaacaacaacaacagcagcagcagcagcagcagcagcagcctgtaTTGCCTATGTCGCgtcttgccgctgctgctgtggctgcccGCGAGCGTGATCAGCAACCTAATGGAGACAGTGTTGTTTAG
- the LOC108604420 gene encoding uncharacterized protein LOC108604420 gives MAASHEPTMHYLDSILNEEEKRCDQYSHQWRNFTISRSGRFRSKNKKRDVVDGKLFDVTGNHYGKENDNKITSRVAASAISKTSSSSSYINSTASNNTTNTGTGTPSSSSMRGQRDKAENYKSFYETNL, from the exons ATGGCCGCATCACATGAACCCACCATGCACTATCTGGACAGCATTTTGAACGAGGAGGAGAAGCGCTGTGATCAGTACTCGCACCAGTGGCGCAATTTCACAATTTCACGTTCGGGCCGTTTTAGATCGAAGAATAAAAAGCGCGATGTGGTCGATGGAAAACTTTTTGATGTCACCGGCAATCATTATGGCAAAGAAAACGATAATAAG ATCACATCGCGcgtcgctgccagcgccaTAAGCAAAACCTCCTCTTCCAGCTCATATATTAACTCCACAGCGAGCAATAATACAACGAACACAGGCACAGGAACGCCGTCATCGTCATCAATGCGAGGTCAACGTGACAAAGCGGAgaattataaaagtttttacGAAACAAACTTATAG
- the LOC108604419 gene encoding E3 ubiquitin-protein ligase TM129: MHLKSFLAAIFTTGKYQFKSGARQAPITAISCPMGHINKFPPSLTQSPGPVIFWLLVLVEIFKIFRNMDESELLFNLFYFLLCMCVLYPPEEFQRLGFTIEQLFSRFLGEEYLDFVGYHLRRTSLNLFVHSCLPATYFLIHRLKFSVFATEAPLENNELDPDFPMPQEAVAFKSLTWKMAQRFSVLAVLAVPALIFNWHQNNWRRHPINKTLAKYANAPGSYSAVARDIGTEFRRQDVYKRKLNSISTVITTENWIIKTTMYNVNFALQSNTSLCVSKAETYNISQHDQNDTLQMISIIVRPTREGVSDFHIRINALEFRSLEDRVRRPITIPSNIQFHRSVIDRFVDVFKTQVALNPIFTAEPITEKCYACMLAEPNIKINKQCTDMDRAGVPLTDEACCSNCYCRPMWCVECLARWFAARQSDVDREVWLEQKCTCPMCRAKFCVLDVSYIRAPEQEDS; this comes from the exons ATGCATCTTAAATCTTTCCTTGCAGCAATATTTACAACCGGAAAATACCAATTTAAATCCGGCGCGCGTCAAGCTCCGATAACGGCGATAAGTTGTCCAATGGGACACATCAACAAATTTCCCCCATCACTAACGCAGAGCCCTGGACCTGTTATATTTTGGTTACTTGTTTTAgttgaaattttcaaaattttccgCAATATGGACGAGTCggaattgctttttaatttattttatttcttactgtgtatgtgtgtgctatatCCGCCCGAGGAGTTCCAACGCTTGGGCTTCACAATCGAACAGTTGTTCTCTCGCTTTCTGGGCGAAGAATACCTAGACTTTGTTGGCTATCATCTGCGGCGGACATCGCTGAATCTCTTTGTACACAGCTGCCTGCCGGCCACATATTTTCTAATACATCGACTCAAATTCTCAGTGTTTGCTACAGAAGCGCCATTGGAGAACAATGAGCTTGACCCAGATTTCCCAATGCCACAGGAAGCGGTGGCCTTTAAATCGTTGACCTGGAAGATGGCACAGCGCTTCAGCGTGCTGGCTGTATTAGCCGTGCCAGCGTTAATATTCAACTGGCATCAAAACAACTGGCGCCGGCATCCCATAAACAAAACACTCGCCAAGTACGCAAATGCGCCAGGCAGCTACAGCGCTGTAGCCAGAGACATTGGCACTGAGTTTCGTCGCCAGGACGTTTACAAACGCAAGCTAAACTCAATAAGCACAGTGATTACAACAGAAAACTGGATTATCAAGACGACCATGTACAATGTGAACTTTGCACTTCAAAGCAATACATCGCTTTGTGTCTCCAAg GCGGAAACATACAATATTTCGCAGCACGACCAGAACGATACTTTGCAAATGATCAGCATTATAGTGCGACCAACGCGTGAGGGTGTCTCCGACTTTCATATACGCATTAATGCACTGGAATTTCGTAGTCTGGAAGATCGCGTTAGGCGTCCTATAACCATACCATCGAATATACAATTTCATCGCAGTGTAATAGATCGCTTTGTGGATGTATTCAAGACACAGGTGGCGCTCAATCCCATATTCACCGCAGAGCCCATCACAGAAAAGTGCTACGCGTGCATGCTGGCTGAGcccaatattaaaataaacaaacaatgtaCCGATATGGACCGTGCGGGCGTTCCACTGACTGATGAGGCATGCTGCTCCAATTGCTACTGTCGTCCCATGTGGTGTGTGGAATGCTTGGCGCGATGGTTTGCTGCCAGACAAAGTGATGTCGATCGCGAGGTATGGCTAGAGCAGAAGTGCACCTGTCCCATGTGCCGTGCCAAGTTCTGTGTGCTGGATGTTAGCTATATTAGAGCACCTGAACAGGAAGACTCGTGA
- the LOC108603746 gene encoding E3 SUMO-protein ligase RanBP2, producing the protein MFKTRKELDEHVHGFIGKIPPGPERDLKGYSIARLYVKINEFPKAIEYLTAYLRVKDEYSGHKLIAQCYKEQTPPDYNKVLDHYQRCIQLNPRQPDVIKDACQLLNEHAAVYNSERAAYWIDLAKDEPELRESDIVYALSLKQRTSTNSGGGDQQQSVELLLHRELIARPQDPVIRVRLMHSYLESKRHDEAFNFAYKTEVESTAAEWQSTEWYEVVWTVLRKCESQKDNSNNWAYWELTLITLERLVQLSLQSEPCLAECTTQLFKFDQYLNKFSLLADKLTANGCRELHQCCVEHFAGQLLLHAATLLFKRELQSKKNSTWSNTIRTALPLLLLGYQQQPFKEKTPHWHRHCSNVQKKLLQFWRYQAAFRCAQLARTLQGCLRQNQDDELGKPAQKRSLWDSSDELLSNIRQQCADKKWRQQLYQMLYTHTDQKLKEQTTYMARDSRLEHPLYEWPAVADIEELEQRALKLMPVPTLMQHVYLALSSDNLAAMQRVHFYDHMQQDCKQGALHFLGCDALSRLDVDIFLYGVVLQAQRKLETMRENFSCQAQQAQGPYMLPYANMVLKRFDLVTADQLKWWKLMLSIYNHAEQLSMEQRATLQCGLEAVRGLNGPHADMILVFQLGNLLENRAERATTSAGLHARIETIYKHGFNMLRRHRQQQLEPFARFFKFSNANASSVWLQTQQLAEKAISYMSARLFKQRLYEEFLEEMRGLQLPMACYMQAEAYRQLAQSPRSPRVARQSYRERRQDCLRQTQHLLLEHVDHPLSTLVEREMRSYIEDDIGQTNDLHNNSSTYEDAQDDYYAEVASNRSRRSKPEMVAAPVNLELENTVKQMSKQLCGLQDDVANSMDAMRQDIKSLTDKFAEKLTLIEDMLKLKIRQETPTRDLDAAAAAVAASNFGLEDLLNIEESLQSNCVTPQNAAAAAVAGMGQDRFFSPGNVNTYGNPMYPNPNQMYNYFANQQAAQFMRGPQPPQSGPNYYGKCLPFAGNAPFMDGLNGLNYGTPQSLVASMPSTPGTGFFNNSPQALSQQMPQQMPQQMQQQLIQQMPQQLPQQLAPQLPPQLAPQLPPVVPALQTPAVLPKPTAPLVVPAPAPASVPSTVVLFNRAQNNQPVEKEPPANVVITSSDPLPKPAMSSAQPTLSVTIPAQHIKPSLVSQTTEPTAAATTSSSNIFSLDKEQSSSMFGDFSNFSFKAQVAQAAAEKQREQAASEAEAELNESSSSQQQADNSAELDYDPRPDFQGIIPLPAEVEVRTGEEDEQVKFTNRAKLYRFAEKEWKERGTGNIKILLNPQGVSRILMRRDQTHKICANHQIMANMSLTTPQLDAEGKSFIWGANDFADEKLTVEKFLVRFKLPETAKEFKAAFDDAVKSAGAGAGSNKQQTAVPTKPQTMFAGMASNSFVTSTPSPATPTPAAAKPKQLEAAKLNSAAPASAVPKSLFGGATTVKTTDAPAPAAASPFANFTFDSKSSTGNYSFASLAAQQPQSTSTSSSSSTTTTTTSTTFTTVQDKTCGGNNSTAFTTAFNFGSQSNSSVSSSSMLQQPTSGTETTDADDAEYVPTAQFTPVIPLPELIKVVTGEEDELVLFEHRAKLLRFDRDASEWKERGIGNMKLLQQKANPSQIRLLMRREQVLKICCNQRLLPETKFNYASNTQNALTWAGQDFAEQEVTTELLCVRFKSADTCKQFYDAVLKAQASMDNEQLASTKPEKAEKVTPPTAEASATKAPAAKGFGDAFKPKAGSWSCQGCYTTNVAEQLYCLACETPKDDTVPPKPAAGALNLSNSTSGGSSKFSFGMPSAGGFSFVAKPATDLSSTTGFSFNTKPTEQQKDAVVTTTTASTTGFSFTTKPAAAAAAEPAKQMTTTVSSSSNSLGAEALKPKPAAAPAVSSTTSGFGDAFKPKTGSWSCPGCYTSNDSTQLYCLCCEAPKDDTVPKKDNQLGGGLNLTTSTSQKFNFGFGPKTTDATTKDSIASIAPSVSESSSQIDAAKSTGSGIFGSASFSFMPKSSNSFSFAMPTATSSLAQQPKSPAAAAADNNDDDSHVEEEENNAYFAPVIPLPDKIDVKTGEEDEELLYVQRSKLYRLTEEGEWKERGLGDVKILRHKQSKSLRCVMRREQVLKTCLNHVLNADVIYKPKDDKTWLFVVHDYSEGETQLERFALRFKNQEIAQAFHNAVQEALSGTAVAIKDTEEQPAAVGQQQPAAVSKELQELANKVQLNTEFFTSEHKCAGCRGCEPDSFAYGPVSTPTEQAALPMMQPALKMPPAKPKQPTTSVSTPTTPAAAVSPASANRPLLKASTLVSNNNNHNSFGGFSTSVSECVNPTSNSPASTTIASTGGFLFGTTGKHEFGSSASIFGNKLGNQQDIPQAQKSIFGTSIFGSNNMFASNNNSGSTNDYVFGAKQNTFSFGDLAANKTESPKNNKDNVEITLNNSKPMVGFAELAAANSGDDFSSLAAKPIGVQKSSTGGFFGLTHQNDFKNFQSPKSTTQNESSDETNDENYDPHYEPIIALPEEIVLSTGEENEIKLFGERGMLYRYDATTKEWKERGVGEVKILKHKSQKSYRIVMRREQIHKLVLNVPVSKNFSITYMNDQKKSLIWGSLNFAEDPNGVVEKLACRFKKSEMAERFLTIINSRSAEENSENNNVQSVAS; encoded by the exons ATGTTTAAAACACGCAAGGAGCTGGACGAACATGTTCACGGCTTTATTGGTAAAATACCACCAGGTCCAGAG cgCGATTTAAAGGGCTACTCTATTGCCCGTCTATATGTGAAGATAAATGAATTCCCCAAGGCTATTGAGTATTTGACTGCATATTTGAGGGTGAAGGATGAGTATTCCGGACATAAATTGATTGCCCAATGTTATAAGGAACAAACACCACCAGATTATAATAAGGTATTGGATCACTATCAGCGCTGCATTCAACTTAATCCGAGGCAGCCGGACGTTATCAAGGATGCTTGTCAGTTGTTGAATGAGCATGCGGCTGTGTATAACTCTGAACGCGCTGCCTACTGGATTGATTTGGCTAAAGACGAGCCAGAGCTCCGCGAAAGCGATATTGTGTATGCGTTGAGCCTCAAGCAGAGAACCTCGACCAACTCGGGCGGAGGCGATCAACAGCAGTCGGTAGAGCTGCTATTGCACAGAGAGCTCATTGCTCGTCCACAGGACCCAGTTATACGCGTACGTCTTATGCACTCCTATTTAGAAAGCAAGCGCCATGATGAGGCTTTCAATTTTGCCTACAAAACCGAAGTGGAGTCGACTGCTGCAGAATGGCAATCAACTGAATGGTACGAAGTCGTTTGGACTGTGCTGCGCAAATGTGAGTCACAAAAGGATAACTCCAATAATTGGGCGTATTGGGAGCTCACATTGATTACACTGGAGCGTCTGGTGCAATTAAGCCTGCAGTCAGAACCATGCCTAGCAGAGTGCACCACCCAGCTGTTCAAGTTTGATCAATATCTAAACAAATTCAGTTTGCTGGCTGACAAACTGACGGCGAACGGCTGTCGCGAGCTGCACCAGTGCTGTGTGGAACACTTTGCTGGCCAGCTGTTATTGCATGCAGCTACGCTGCTGTTTAAACGCGAActacaaagcaaaaagaataGCACTTGGTCGAATACAATACGTACGGCATtaccgctgttgctgctgggctaTCAGCAACAGCCCTTCAAAGAGAAAACTCCACATTGGCATCGTCACTGTAGCAACGTGCagaagaagctgctgcaattcTGGCGCTATCAAGCGGCGTTTCGCTGCGCGCAGCTGGCACGCACCTTGCAAGGCTGTCTGCGTCAAAATCAGGACGACGAGCTAGGTAAGCCAGCTCAAAAGCGCAGTCTTTGGGATAGCAGCGATGAGCTGCTGTCCAACATACGCCAGCAGTGTGCGGATAAAAAATGGCGTCAACAGCTATATCAGATGCTCTATACACATACGGATCAGAAGCTAAAGGAGCAGACCACATACATGGCACGTGACTCACGCCTCGAACATCCGCTGTATGAATGGCCTGCCGTGGCGGACATTGAGGAGCTAGAGCAGCGTGCATTGAAGCTAATGCCGGTGCCAACATTGATGCAACATGTCTATCTGGCGCTGAGTAGCGATAATCTAGCGGCAATGCAACGTGTGCACTTCTATGATCACATGCAACAGGATTGCAAACAAGGTGCATTGCATTTTCTTGGCTGCGATGCACTCAGCCGTCTGGACGTGGATATATTTCTATACGGCGTCGTGCTGCAAGCACAGCGCAAGTTGGAAACGATGCGCGAGAACTTCAGCTGCCAGGCGCAGCAGGCGCAGGGTCCCTATATGCTGCCCTATGCCAATATGGTGCTGAAACGCTTTGATCTTGTTACAGCAGACCAACTTAAGTGGTGGAAATTGATGTTGAGCATCTATAACCATGCCGAGCAGCTAAGCATGGAGCAGCGTGCGACGCTGCAGTGTGGACTGGAGGCAGTGCGTGGCTTGAATGGACCACATGCTGATATGATACTGGTCTTCCAGCTGGGAAATCTGCTGGAGAATCGTGCTGAGCGCGCTACGACTTCCGCTGGTTTGCATGCACGCATCGAGACAATCTACAAACATGGCTTTAATATGCTGCGACGTCatcgccagcagcaactggaaCCTTTTGCTAGATTCTTCAAATTTTCCAATGCTAATGCTAGCAGTGTTTGGCTGCAAACCCAACAGCTGGCGGAAAAGGCGATTAGCTATATGAGCGCGCGTCTATTTAAGCAGCGTCTCTACGAGGAATTTCTGGAAGAGATGCGTGGTCTGCAGCTGCCCATGGCCTGCTATATGCAGGCCGAAGCCTATCGCCAGCTGGCGCAGAGTCCACGATCGCCTCGTGTTGCTCGTCAATCCTATCGGGAGCGTCGTCAAGATTGCTTGCGGCAAACACAGCACTTGCTCCTTGAGCATGTGGATCATCCGCTTAGTACGCTGGTGGAGCGCGAAATGCGTAGCTACATAGAAGACGATATTGGGCAAACTAATGATCTGCACAATAATTCCAGCACCTATGAGGATGCCCAGGATGATTACTATGCAGAGGTAGCATCAAATCGTTCTCGACGCAGCAAGCCAGAGATGGTGGCAGCGCCTGTTAACCTCGAACTGGAGAATACAGTCAAGCAGATGAGCAAGCAGCTGTGTGGCTTGCAAGATGATGTGGCCAACAGCATGGATGCCATGCGTCAGGATATTAAATCGCTTACCGACAAGTTTGCTGAAAAGCTGACGCTGATCGAGGATATGCTGAAGCTAAAGATTAGACAAGAGACGCCAACCCGGGACTtggatgcagctgctgctgctgtcgctgcctctAACTTTGGTCTGGAGGATTTACTGAATATAGAGGAATCATTGCAGTCGAACTGCGTGACGCCACAgaacgctgcagcagccgccgtCGCAGGAATGGGACAAGATCGTTTCTTTTCACCCGGCAATGTCAATACCTATGGCAATCCCATGTATCCGAATCCAAATCAAATGTACAACTACTTTGCCAATCAGCAGGCGGCACAGTTTATGCGTGGTCCACAACCTCCGCAGTCTGGACCCAACTATTATGGCAAGTGCTTGCCATTTGCTGGCAATGCGCCGTTTATGGATGGACTCAATGGACTCAATTATGGAACGCCGCAAAGTCTGGTAGCCAGTATGCCTTCAACGCCAGGGACCGGCTTCTTTAATAATTCACCGCAAGCGTTGTCACAACAGATGCCACAACAGATGccgcaacaaatgcaacagcagttgATACAACAGATGCCACAACAGTTGCCACAGCAGTTAGCTCCACAGCTGCCGCCACAATTGGCTCCACAGCTGCCACCAGTTGTGCCCGCTTTGCAAACGCCAGCAGTTCTGCCTAAGCCCACTGCTCCATTGGTTGTCCCAGCACCGGCTCCAGCTTCTGTTCCGTCTACTGTAGTGCTCTTCAATCGCGCCCAAAACAATCAGCCTGTGGAAAAAGAACCGCCAGCAAATGTGGTCATCACCAGCTCAGATCCTTTGCCCAAGCCAGCCATGTCCAGTGCTCAGCCCACCTTGAGCGTCACCATTCCGGCGCAACACATTAAGCCCAGTCTGGTCTCGCAGACTACAGAGCCGACAGCCGCAGcaaccaccagcagcagcaacattttcagTCTAGacaaagagcagagcagcagcatgtttgGTGACTTCTCAAATTTCTCGTTCAAGGCGCAAGTAGCGCAGGCGGCAGCAGAGAAGCAGCGCGAGCAAGCGGCGTCCGAGGCAGAGGCGGAATTAAATGAAAGTTCCAGTAGCCAGCAGCAAGCTGATAATAGTGCTGAGTTGGACTATGATCCGCGTCCAGATTTTCAAGGCATTATACCGCTGCCTGCAGAGGTGGAAGTGCGCACGGGCGAAGAGGATGAGCAGGTGAAATTCACTAATCGCGCCAAGCTCTATCGTTTTGCTGAAAAGGAATGGAAGGAGCGTGGCACGGGCAACATTAAGATCCTGCTTAATCCACAAGGAGTGTCACGCATACTCATGCGACGCGATCAAACACATAAAATATGCGCCAATCATCAAATTATGGCAAACATGTCGTTAACCACGCCACAGCTGGACGCAGAAGGCAAATCCTTTATCTGGGGTGCAAATGATTTTGCTGATGAGAAGTTGACAGTGGAGAAGTTCTTGGTGCGCTTCAAATTGCCCGAGACCGCCAAGGAATTTAAGGCGGCCTTCGATGATGCTGTTAAATCAGCCGGTGCCGGAGCCGgtagcaacaagcaacaaacagcgGTGCCCACCAAGCCACAGACCATGTTTGCTGGCATGGCTAGCAATAGCTTTGTGACCAGCACTCCGTCACCAGCGACaccaacgccagcagcagccaagcccaAGCAATTGGAGGCAGCCAAGCTGAATTCTGCAGCGCCAGCATCTGCGGTGCCGAAGTCGCTGTTTGGTGGTGCAACAACAGTTAAAACAACTgatgctccagctccagcagcagcttcaccTTTTGCCAATTTTACCTTtgacagcaaaagcagcactGGAAATTATAGCTTCGCCAGcttggcagcgcagcagcctcaaagcacaagcacaagcagcagcagcagcaccaccaccaccaccaccagcaccaccttCACCACTGTGCAAGACAAAACATGCGGTGGCAACAATAGCACCGCCTTTACcacagcttttaattttggcagccaaagcaacagcagcgtcagcagcagcagcatgctcCAGCAGCCCACATCCGGCACAGAGACCACCGATGCTGATGATGCGGAATATGTGCCCACAGCTCAGTTTACGCCAGTTATACCGCTGCCTGAGCTAATCAAAGTGGTTACCGGAGAGGAGGACGAGCTGGTGCTCTTTGAGCATCGTGCCAAACTATTGCGCTTCGATCGCGATGCCAGCGAGTGGAAGGAACGTGGCATCGGCAACATgaaactgctgcagcaaaaggcCAATCCCAGCCAGATACGTTTGCTCATGCGACGCGAACAAGTATTGAAGATCTGCTGCAATCAGCGTCTTTTACCCGAAACCAAGTTTAATTACGCGTCGAATACGCAAAACGCGCTCACCTGGGCGGGACAGGATTTTGCCGAACAGGAGGTGACCACAGAGCTGCTATGCGTGCGCTTCAAGAGCGCTGACACTTGCAAACAGTTCTATGATGCCGTGCTCAAGGCGCAGGCAAGCATGGACAACGAACAGTTGGCGTCGACAAAGCCGGAGAAGGCGGAGAAGGTCACACCACCGACTGCTGAAGCGTCCGCTACCAAAGCACCCGCGGCGAAGGGCTTTGGTGATGCCTTCAAGCCCAAGGCGGGCAGTTGGAGCTGTCAGGGTTGTTATACCACCAATGTGGCAGAGCAGCTTTATTGCTTAGCCTGCGAGACGCCTAAGGATGACACAGTGCCGCCCAAGCCAGCGGCGGGCGCCTTGAACCTTAGCAATAGCACTagtggtggcagcagcaaatttagcTTTGGCATGCCAAGTGCTGGTGGCTTCAGTTTCGTTGCGAAGCCTGCAACTGACCTGAGCAGTACAActggttttagttttaatacaAAGCCGACAGAGCAGCAAAAGGATGCAGtggtgacaacaacaacagcgtcgACGACGGGTTTTAGTTTTACAAcaaagccagcagctgcagctgcagctgaaccAGCGaagcaaatgacaacaactgtgagcagcagcagtaatagTCTTGGAGCCGAAGCGCTCAAaccaaagccagcagcagcccctGCTGTTAGCAGCACAACTAGCGGTTTTGGTGATGCCTTCAAGCCCAAGACAGGTAGCTGGAGCTGCCCGGGTTGTTATACCAGCAATGACTCAACGCAGCTTTATTGCTTGTGCTGTGAGGCACCCAAAGATGACACAGTGCCTAAGAAAGACAATCAATTGGGTGGAGGTCTTAATCTGACCACATCCACAtcacaaaagtttaattttggCTTTGGTCCCAAGACAACTGATGCCACAACAAAGGATTCAATAGCATCCATAGCTCCAAGTGTAagcgaaagcagcagccagataGACGCAGCAAAGTCCACTGGCAGTGGCATCTTTGGTTCGGctagctttagttttatgcCCAAATCAAGcaacagctttagctttgccaTGCCCACGGCCACATCTTCGTTAGCACAGCAACCCAAAagccctgctgctgctgctgctgacaacaaTGATGATGACAGTCATGTGGAGGAGGAGgaaaataatgcatattttgcGCCTGTTATTCCTTTGCCAGATAAG ATTGATGTCAAAACTGGCGAAGAGGATGAAGAGCTGCTTTATGTACAGCGCTCCAAGCTGTATCGCTTAACCGAAGAAGGTGAATGGAAAGAGCGCGGCTTGGGCGATGTTAAAATCCTGCgccacaagcaaagcaaaagtctgCGCTGCGTTATGCGACGTGAGCAAGTATTGAAGACTTGCCTTAATCATGTTCTCAATGCTGATGTGATTTATAAGCCCAAAGATGACAAAACATGGCTGTTCGTGGTGCACGACTACAGTGAGGGTGAAACTCAGCTGGAACGCTTTGCATTGCGCTTTAAGAATCAAGAAATAGCGCAAGCCTTCCATAATGCAGTACAGGAGGCACTCAGTGGCACAGCTGTGGCTATTAAGGATACAGaagagcagccagcagctgtcgGCCAACAACAACCTGCTGCTGTATCCAAGGAGTTGCAAGAGTTGGCCAACAAAGTTCAACTCAATACTGAATTCTTTACAAGTGAGCACAAATGCGCTGGCTGCCGTGGCTGTGAGCCCGACAGCTTTGCCTATGGTCCGGTATCGACACCAACAGAGCAGGCTGCGTTGCCAATGATGCAGCCAGCCTTAAAGATGCCGCCAGCCAAACCAAAACAGCCAACAACTTCAGTTTCAACTCCAacaacgccagcagctgctgtctcGCCAGCTTCAGCCAATCGTCCACTGCTTAAGGCAAGCACATTAGTttcaaataacaacaatcatAATAGCTTTGGTGGCTTCAGTACCTCTGTTAGTGAATGTGTTAATCCTACATCTAATAGCCCCGCTAGTACGACTATCGCATCTACTGGCGGCTTTCTTTTTGGGACCACAG GCAAGCATGAGTTTGGTTCGAGCGCTTCAATTTTCGGCAACAAATTGGGCAATCAGCAGGACATACCACAGGCACAAAAATCCATATTTGGCACATCAATTTTTGGTAGCAACAATATGTTTgctagcaacaataacagtggCAGCACGAACGACTATGTGTTTGGTGCCAAGCAAAATACTTTCTCATTTGGCGATTTGGCCGCCAATAAAACGGAATCACCTAAGAACAATAAGGATAATGTGGAAATTACgcttaacaacagcaaacctATGGTTGGATTTGCGGAGCTGGCCGCCGCTAATTCTGGAGATGATTTTTCCAGTTTGGCAGCCAAGCCAATCGGCGTTCAAAAGTCCAGCACTGGCGGCTTCTTTGGTCTGACGCACCAGAACGATTTTAAGAATTTCCAATCACCAAAGTCTACAACACAAAATGAATCCTCTGACGAGACAAACGATGAGAACTATGATCCACACTATGAGCCCATTATTGCCCTGCCCGAAGAGATTGTGTTGAGCACTGGAGAGGAGAATGAAATTAAGCTTTTCGGTGAACGTGGTATGCTCTATCGCTATGACGCCACTACCAAAGAGTGGAAAGAACGCG GTGTGGGCGAGGTAAAAATCTTAAAGCACAAGTCACAGAAATCGTATCGCATTGTCATGCGTCGTGAGCAGATTCATAAATTGGTGCTCAACGTGCCAGTGAGCAAGAATTTCAGCATTACTTATATGAACGATCAAAAGAAGAGTTTGATATGGGGATCTTTAAATTTTGCCGAAGACCCTAATGGAGTTGTGGAGAAATTAGCCTGCCGTTTTAAGAAGTCCGAGATGGCGGAAAGGTTCCTCACAATTATAAACTCAAGATCTGCAGAGGAAAATTCTGAAAATAACAATGTGCAGTCCGTCGCATcatga